The segment CATTGACTTCGAATTTTGCTCGGGTTGCCACAGCTGCGAGGTTGCATGTCGCACGCATCTCGGGCTACCCAGTACCGAAGACGGGATCAAAGTGCTGGAGGATCGCCCCCATCAGCATGAAGACGGTTCTTGGCATTGGGACTACCTGGCCTATCCGACGGAGCTCTGCGATCTTTGCGAGGGCCGCGTCGCGGAGGGTAAGCTGCCTTCGTGCGTGCAGTGCTGCCAAGCCAAAGTGCTCGAGTACGGCACAATCGAGGAATGCACCGCCAAGCTCCTTGGAAAGCCTAGGAAGGCGGCGGTGTTCGTCCCGTAGCGGACGTATTTCCGTCGAGGCTGCGGGAGTGCCGGCGTAAGCCGGGACCCCGCACCCTCGACGCGGATCAAGGGGCGGAACTGGAGTCTCGGG is part of the Raoultibacter phocaeensis genome and harbors:
- a CDS encoding oxidoreductase, translated to MLQGALYIDFEFCSGCHSCEVACRTHLGLPSTEDGIKVLEDRPHQHEDGSWHWDYLAYPTELCDLCEGRVAEGKLPSCVQCCQAKVLEYGTIEECTAKLLGKPRKAAVFVP